In Geminocystis sp. NIES-3709, a single genomic region encodes these proteins:
- the nusB gene encoding transcription antitermination factor NusB: protein MSIRQQPRRTARILALLSLSQIKIKSDTLEDIEINDLILGAIRTLTLEIESTIETASDELNRSNDHLFKSDTRATNIGSAKSMLKDAIVLTQKAINRIGNIIEIPEFVQLSRQHEVREYALELIGTVDRRKTEIEAILNEVMIDWTLNRLTQIDANILRLAVAEMTFLNIEHKVAINEAIEIAKNYSDEDGYRFINGVLRKVSDKIKQ from the coding sequence ATGTCCATCCGTCAACAGCCGAGAAGAACTGCTAGAATATTAGCCTTACTTAGTTTAAGTCAAATAAAAATTAAATCTGACACTTTAGAAGATATTGAAATCAATGATCTGATTTTGGGTGCAATTCGCACTTTGACTTTAGAAATTGAAAGTACTATTGAAACCGCCTCTGATGAGTTAAATCGTAGTAATGATCATTTATTTAAGAGTGATACTCGTGCTACTAATATTGGTAGTGCAAAAAGTATGTTAAAAGATGCGATCGTATTAACCCAAAAAGCGATTAATCGTATAGGTAATATTATTGAAATACCTGAGTTTGTGCAATTATCTCGACAACACGAAGTGAGAGAATATGCCTTAGAATTAATTGGTACAGTCGATCGACGTAAAACAGAAATTGAGGCTATTTTAAATGAGGTAATGATAGATTGGACATTAAACCGTCTTACCCAAATTGATGCTAATATTCTACGGTTAGCTGTGGCAGAAATGACTTTTTTAAATATAGAACATAAAGTAGCTATTAATGAAGCGATCGAGATTGCGAAAAATTACTCCGATGAAGACGGTTATCGTTTTATCAACGGGGTGTTAAGAAAAGTTAGCGACAAAATCAAACAATAA
- a CDS encoding IS630 family transposase (programmed frameshift): protein MRPYSLDLRQKIIHAREKQQCSIRQLAKNFGVAKSFVQKIIKQYQETGDLKPRHSGGRPPKINPEQTVVLLEIINENNDATLWELAELFEKKTGLKLSTSTIDRISRKFDDTGQKKTLYATEKHSERVQQKRSEYWDKVREINEEDLIFVDESGSNLAMLRLYGRAKKGYRVRGEKPQKRGGNVSIVTAISLKEVVASRNIYGSVDGLTFEAFVIRDLVPKLWVGACVVMDNAKIHLGETIRKEIEKVGASLVYLSPYSPDFSPIENFWSKVKNQIRKLKPRNYHDLVEAIGKAMEQVTQLDMHNWFTHCCYCTSSF, encoded by the exons ATGCGTCCCTACTCTTTGGATTTAAGACAAAAGATTATTCATGCTCGTGAAAAGCAACAATGCTCCATTCGTCAATTAGCTAAGAATTTTGGTGTGGCAAAAAGTTTTGTACAAAAGATAATCAAGCAGTATCAAGAAACTGGGGATCTCAAACCTCGTCATTCAGGGGGAAGACCCCCCAAAATAAATCCTGAACAAACGGTTGTCCTGTTAGAAATTATCAACGAAAATAATGATGCTACTCTCTGGGAATTAGCCGAGTTATTTGAGAAAAAAACTGGACTTAAACTCAGTACATCGACTATTGACAGAATCAGTCGTAAATTTGACGATACTG GTCAAAAAAAAACACTGTATGCCACAGAAAAACATAGTGAGAGAGTTCAACAAAAAAGATCTGAATATTGGGATAAAGTGAGAGAAATTAATGAAGAGGACTTAATTTTTGTGGACGAATCGGGAAGTAATTTAGCAATGCTTCGCCTTTATGGTAGGGCAAAAAAAGGGTACAGAGTCAGAGGAGAAAAACCCCAGAAAAGAGGGGGTAATGTTTCTATAGTGACGGCAATATCCTTAAAGGAAGTAGTAGCATCAAGAAATATTTATGGTTCTGTAGATGGATTAACTTTTGAGGCTTTTGTGATCAGAGATTTAGTGCCCAAATTATGGGTGGGAGCTTGTGTAGTTATGGATAATGCAAAAATTCATTTAGGAGAAACAATTAGAAAGGAAATAGAGAAAGTGGGGGCATCATTGGTGTATTTATCACCCTATTCCCCAGATTTTTCACCCATTGAAAATTTTTGGTCGAAAGTCAAAAATCAGATCAGAAAACTAAAACCGAGAAATTATCATGATCTAGTAGAGGCGATTGGAAAAGCCATGGAGCAAGTAACACAGTTAGATATGCACAATTGGTTCACCCATTGCTGTTACTGTACCTCATCATTCTGA
- the yvcK gene encoding gluconeogenesis factor YvcK family protein, which produces MVNSRNGRKKVNHLYKWLSPGILVKRWLLTSMIGILMTVLGLAIWTKLTPIYRFLDFVIELLNKITNNIPSYISGPLVLIIGLFLLYWGQTRTLGSITEVLKPNSDEDLIEVLWNYRRLNRGTKVVAIGGGTGLSTLLRGIKDYSANITAIVTVADDGGSSGRLRREMGMLPPGDIRNCIAALADEEKLLTELFQYRFTAGEGLNGHSFGNLFLTAMTEITGDLEGAIEASSKVLAIRGRVLPATLSDVTLWARFADGRVVEGESNIPEAGGKIVEVGCNPSYPPATTAVIKAIQQAEYIIMGPGSLYTSIIPNLLVPEIREAIAKSSAPKIYICNIMTQKGETDSYTVSDHIRAIDQVCGGKIFDAVLVQGRSPSEEVLRKYALKHCHPVYLDREEVVKLGRRIVQANIMSENQESTYVRHDPKLLGKVLFRWYSSTPRSKLFKY; this is translated from the coding sequence ATGGTTAATAGTCGTAACGGTCGTAAAAAAGTCAATCACCTGTACAAATGGTTATCACCGGGTATTCTGGTTAAACGTTGGTTACTTACTAGCATGATCGGCATTTTAATGACGGTGTTAGGCTTGGCTATTTGGACTAAATTAACTCCCATTTATCGCTTTTTAGACTTTGTTATTGAGCTTCTTAATAAAATTACTAATAATATTCCTAGTTATATTTCAGGGCCTCTCGTTTTAATTATTGGTTTATTTTTATTATATTGGGGACAAACTCGCACTTTAGGCTCTATTACAGAGGTTTTAAAACCTAATAGTGATGAGGATTTAATCGAGGTTTTGTGGAATTATCGTCGTTTAAATCGTGGCACAAAAGTCGTTGCTATCGGTGGTGGTACGGGTTTATCGACTTTATTGAGGGGAATTAAGGATTATAGTGCTAATATTACGGCTATTGTTACGGTAGCTGATGATGGTGGTTCTTCGGGTAGGTTACGTCGGGAAATGGGAATGTTACCACCGGGGGATATTCGCAATTGCATTGCGGCTTTAGCCGATGAGGAAAAATTGTTGACGGAGTTATTCCAATATCGTTTTACCGCAGGAGAGGGATTAAATGGCCATAGTTTTGGTAATCTTTTTTTAACGGCGATGACAGAGATAACAGGAGATTTGGAAGGTGCGATCGAGGCTAGTTCAAAAGTATTAGCTATTAGAGGAAGGGTTTTACCGGCAACGTTAAGTGATGTGACTTTATGGGCTAGGTTTGCGGATGGTAGAGTGGTAGAAGGGGAGTCTAATATCCCCGAAGCGGGTGGGAAAATTGTGGAAGTGGGGTGTAATCCTTCTTATCCTCCGGCAACAACCGCAGTGATTAAAGCCATTCAACAAGCAGAATATATTATCATGGGGCCAGGTAGTTTATACACTAGCATTATTCCTAATTTACTTGTACCAGAAATTCGAGAGGCGATCGCTAAAAGTTCTGCTCCTAAAATTTATATCTGTAATATAATGACCCAAAAAGGAGAAACCGATAGTTATACTGTAAGTGATCATATTAGAGCAATCGACCAAGTTTGTGGTGGTAAAATATTTGATGCAGTGTTAGTACAAGGACGATCGCCATCGGAAGAAGTATTAAGAAAATATGCCCTAAAACATTGTCATCCAGTATATCTCGATCGAGAAGAAGTGGTTAAATTAGGTAGAAGAATTGTTCAAGCCAACATCATGAGCGAAAATCAAGAAAGTACTTATGTACGTCACGATCCCAAATTATTAGGAAAAGTATTGTTTAGATGGTATAGTAGTACTCCAAGATCAAAGTTATTTAAGTATTAG
- a CDS encoding Rho termination factor N-terminal domain-containing protein yields the protein MTESLPNNIIDVNILRTMTAVNLKAMAKKRGIVGISKMKKDDLIKVLSEKNT from the coding sequence ATGACAGAGTCTTTGCCTAATAATATTATTGATGTTAATATACTTAGAACTATGACAGCAGTAAATTTAAAAGCGATGGCAAAAAAAAGAGGTATTGTTGGGATTAGTAAAATGAAAAAAGATGATTTAATTAAGGTTTTAAGTGAAAAAAATACCTAA
- the thyX gene encoding FAD-dependent thymidylate synthase, whose product MNYKDPLKDGKSKIELIDFMGNDLSIVNDARASFEKSSKELNEKDIKLINYLITHNHTSPFRGVVFKFKVKAPLFIARQWYKHIVASNHNDEQLGWNEKSFRYVAIDDSNEFYIPQVFRKQSKNNKQATIGSLDVEDNNLAISIYKQQCEASYKAYSQLLALGVGREQARGVLIPSVYTSWVWTVSLQALLNFIDLRRGEGAQSEIGAYAEAIVELITPIVPIAIQAWSSIE is encoded by the coding sequence ATGAATTATAAAGATCCCTTAAAAGATGGAAAAAGTAAAATAGAACTCATAGATTTTATGGGTAATGATTTAAGTATTGTTAATGATGCAAGAGCATCCTTTGAGAAAAGTTCTAAAGAGTTAAATGAGAAAGATATTAAGTTAATTAACTATTTAATAACTCATAATCATACCAGTCCTTTTCGAGGGGTTGTCTTTAAATTTAAAGTTAAAGCCCCTCTTTTTATAGCACGCCAGTGGTACAAGCATATTGTTGCAAGTAATCATAATGACGAGCAGTTGGGATGGAACGAAAAGAGTTTCAGATATGTTGCGATCGATGATAGTAATGAGTTTTATATTCCTCAAGTTTTTAGAAAACAATCGAAGAATAATAAACAAGCCACGATCGGTAGTTTAGATGTAGAAGACAATAATTTGGCAATTTCCATTTATAAACAACAATGTGAGGCTAGTTATAAAGCCTATAGTCAATTATTAGCACTGGGAGTTGGTAGAGAACAAGCAAGAGGGGTTTTAATACCCTCCGTTTATACAAGTTGGGTTTGGACTGTCAGCTTACAAGCCTTATTGAATTTCATTGATTTGCGTAGAGGGGAGGGCGCTCAAAGTGAAATCGGAGCTTATGCAGAAGCGATCGTCGAACTCATAACACCTATTGTTCCAATAGCCATACAAGCATGGTCTTCTATTGAATAA
- a CDS encoding ABC transporter permease encodes MFWRKFSKDKMAIAGLLTLIVIIVSILFLPIVYQTSIDKINFAQSTLPPSWQHPFGTNDLGQDQLARALFGGRISLTVGISAMIVSIIIGTIIGSIAGYFGGILDNILMRLTDIFLSLPQLPVLLLIVYLFRDAIKEIFGAQIGIFVLVVFVIGLLNWMSVARLVRGSFLQIKEREFIAAAKSLGANSGRIILVHILPNVFSVIIVAATLAVGNAIIVESTLSFLGLGFPPDIPTWGRMLYDAQNYLTSAPYMAIFPGLAIFFTVLSINYIGDGLKDALNSK; translated from the coding sequence ATGTTTTGGCGTAAATTTAGTAAAGATAAAATGGCGATCGCAGGATTATTAACCTTAATTGTGATCATTGTCAGTATTCTATTCTTACCGATCGTTTATCAAACTTCAATTGATAAAATTAATTTTGCACAATCTACTCTCCCCCCCAGTTGGCAACATCCATTTGGTACAAATGATCTAGGTCAAGATCAACTAGCAAGAGCTTTATTTGGCGGTAGAATTTCTTTGACAGTGGGAATTTCAGCCATGATAGTTTCTATAATTATAGGGACAATTATAGGCTCGATCGCAGGTTATTTTGGCGGTATTCTGGATAATATTTTGATGAGATTAACGGATATATTTTTATCCTTACCTCAGTTACCTGTTTTATTATTAATAGTTTATTTGTTTCGGGATGCCATCAAAGAAATTTTTGGAGCCCAAATAGGGATTTTCGTCTTAGTTGTTTTTGTTATAGGTTTACTAAATTGGATGTCTGTGGCAAGATTAGTCAGAGGTTCATTTTTACAAATCAAAGAAAGAGAATTTATTGCCGCCGCCAAAAGTTTGGGAGCAAATTCAGGACGTATAATTCTAGTCCATATTCTTCCCAATGTTTTCAGTGTTATTATCGTTGCCGCTACCCTTGCCGTTGGTAATGCCATTATTGTAGAATCTACCCTTAGCTTTTTAGGATTAGGCTTTCCCCCAGATATTCCTACATGGGGAAGGATGTTGTATGATGCTCAAAATTATCTCACATCTGCTCCTTATATGGCAATATTTCCGGGGTTGGCAATATTTTTCACAGTATTAAGTATTAACTATATTGGAGATGGACTAAAAGATGCCCTTAACTCTAAATAG
- the thiC gene encoding phosphomethylpyrimidine synthase, with protein MRTEWIAKRSGQANVSQMHYARQGVITEEMHYVAKRENLPVDLIRDEVARGRMIIPANINHPNLEPMAIGIASKCKVNANIGASPNSSNIDEEVAKLHLAVKYGADTLMDLSTGGGNLDEIRTAIIKASPIPIGTVPIYQALESVHGNIENLTPDDFLHIIEKHAQQGVDYMTIHAGILIEHLPLVRNRITGIVSRGGGIIARWMLHHHKQNPLYTHFDEIIEIFKKYDVSFSLGDSLRPGCTHDASDEAQLAELKTLGQLTRRAWEHDVQVMVEGPGHVPMDQIEFNVKKQMEECSEAPFYVLGPLVTDIAPGYDHITSAIGAAMAGWYGTAMLCYVTPKEHLGLPNAEDVRNGLIAYKIAAHAADIARHRPGARDRDDELSKARYNFDWNRQFELSLDPERAKEYHDETLPADIYKTAEFCSMCGPKFCPMQTKVDADALTELEKFLAKESEVVAMAK; from the coding sequence ATGAGAACAGAATGGATAGCTAAACGTAGTGGACAAGCTAATGTATCCCAGATGCACTATGCCCGTCAAGGTGTGATAACGGAAGAAATGCACTATGTAGCGAAAAGAGAGAATTTACCCGTTGATTTAATTCGGGATGAAGTGGCAAGAGGAAGAATGATTATTCCAGCGAATATCAATCATCCTAATCTTGAACCTATGGCGATCGGTATTGCTTCTAAGTGTAAAGTAAATGCTAACATTGGTGCATCTCCCAATAGTTCTAACATCGATGAAGAAGTCGCTAAACTACATTTAGCTGTCAAATATGGTGCTGATACTTTAATGGATTTATCGACAGGAGGCGGTAACTTAGACGAAATTCGTACCGCAATTATTAAGGCTTCTCCTATTCCCATCGGTACTGTACCTATTTATCAAGCCTTAGAGAGTGTTCATGGTAACATTGAAAATCTTACTCCTGATGACTTTTTACATATCATCGAAAAACACGCTCAACAGGGTGTGGATTACATGACCATTCACGCAGGAATTTTAATTGAACATTTACCCTTAGTGCGTAATCGTATTACTGGTATTGTTTCTCGTGGCGGTGGTATTATCGCTCGTTGGATGTTGCATCACCATAAACAAAACCCTCTTTATACTCATTTTGACGAAATTATCGAAATTTTCAAAAAATACGATGTTTCTTTTAGTTTAGGGGATTCTCTACGCCCCGGTTGTACCCATGATGCTTCTGATGAAGCACAATTAGCCGAGTTAAAAACTTTAGGACAATTAACTCGCAGAGCATGGGAACATGATGTTCAGGTTATGGTAGAAGGACCCGGTCATGTACCGATGGATCAAATTGAGTTTAACGTAAAAAAACAGATGGAAGAGTGTTCTGAAGCACCTTTTTATGTGTTAGGGCCTCTCGTTACTGATATTGCACCGGGTTATGACCATATTACCAGTGCGATCGGTGCGGCTATGGCTGGTTGGTATGGTACGGCAATGTTATGTTATGTCACTCCAAAAGAACATTTAGGCTTACCGAATGCTGAAGATGTGCGTAATGGTTTAATTGCTTATAAAATTGCGGCTCATGCGGCAGATATTGCCCGTCATCGCCCCGGTGCCAGAGATCGAGATGATGAATTATCGAAAGCTCGTTATAACTTCGACTGGAATCGTCAATTTGAGCTATCTTTAGATCCCGAACGTGCTAAAGAATATCATGATGAGACATTACCTGCAGATATTTATAAAACTGCGGAATTTTGCTCTATGTGTGGCCCTAAATTCTGTCCCATGCAAACCAAAGTTGATGCGGATGCGCTTACTGAGTTAGAAAAATTCTTAGCAAAAGAAAGTGAAGTCGTAGCAATGGCTAAATAA
- a CDS encoding AAA family ATPase yields the protein MNKTTNLSKLLFNLPENASEAVIDVNFASVLLNALGFEDQEIYPQYPDGNGKFVDRAARKTVGDDVFLFTKTNPYLLLELKGKEINLAQGSPQYNSTVKQLKQYLLAPNCRQAQWGMITNSIHLQLFRRHGKVVFPASECISLEEGNIDEIIADFRRQIEKRNQALTITVYNNKGGVGKTTTSVNMAATLTLKRKYDRVFA from the coding sequence ATGAATAAGACAACTAATCTTAGTAAATTATTATTCAATCTTCCTGAAAACGCTAGTGAAGCAGTTATTGATGTTAATTTTGCGTCTGTTTTATTAAATGCCTTGGGATTTGAAGATCAAGAAATTTATCCACAATATCCTGATGGTAATGGAAAATTTGTCGATCGAGCAGCAAGAAAAACTGTTGGAGATGATGTTTTTTTATTTACTAAAACAAATCCTTATTTGTTACTAGAATTAAAAGGCAAAGAAATTAATTTAGCTCAAGGAAGTCCTCAATATAATAGTACGGTAAAACAACTAAAACAATATCTTTTAGCCCCTAACTGTCGTCAAGCTCAATGGGGGATGATTACTAATTCAATTCATCTCCAATTATTTCGCCGTCATGGAAAGGTAGTTTTTCCTGCCTCTGAATGTATTTCTCTGGAAGAAGGAAATATTGATGAGATAATCGCTGATTTTCGTCGTCAAATTGAAAAACGGAATCAAGCCTTAACCATAACTGTTTATAACAATAAAGGTGGTGTTGGTAAAACTACCACAAGTGTTAATATGGCGGCGACTTTAACTTTAAAGAGAAAATATGACAGAGTCTTTGCCTAA
- a CDS encoding shikimate dehydrogenase, whose product MHIKGTTKLLGIIGDPIEHSKSPVMQNAAIEMLNLDYVYVPFEVKKEDLEIVFKGFQAINLRGFNVTIPHKENVISFLTKITDTAKKIGAVNTVWLGGEGWHGTNTDIDGFIAPLKELNRDWTKITPMVLGAGGASRAVIVGCEQLGCQEVRVIGRNLEKLEALKDSFAYSNLNCQISVYSWDKLTNLIPDSELIVNTTPIGMYPNIDNSPLTKEQNRLVKQNTIAYDLIYTPRPTLFLQQAQLQGAIIIDGSEMLVQQGAVGFEIWTQKQAPIEIMRQALLNL is encoded by the coding sequence ATGCACATAAAAGGTACAACAAAATTATTAGGTATTATCGGTGATCCGATCGAACATTCTAAGTCCCCAGTGATGCAAAATGCGGCGATCGAGATGTTAAATTTAGATTATGTATATGTCCCTTTTGAGGTGAAAAAGGAAGACTTAGAAATAGTTTTTAAAGGGTTTCAGGCAATAAATTTAAGGGGTTTTAACGTTACTATCCCCCATAAAGAAAATGTGATCTCTTTTTTAACAAAAATAACAGACACTGCTAAAAAAATTGGTGCTGTCAATACTGTTTGGTTAGGGGGGGAAGGTTGGCACGGCACAAATACTGACATTGATGGTTTTATTGCCCCTTTGAAAGAGTTAAATCGAGATTGGACTAAAATTACTCCTATGGTTTTGGGTGCGGGTGGTGCTAGTCGAGCTGTAATTGTGGGATGTGAGCAATTAGGATGTCAGGAAGTTAGAGTTATTGGTAGAAATCTTGAGAAATTAGAAGCATTAAAAGATAGTTTTGCCTATAGTAATCTTAATTGTCAAATATCAGTTTATTCTTGGGATAAGTTAACAAACTTGATTCCTGATAGTGAGTTAATTGTCAACACGACTCCTATTGGAATGTACCCAAATATTGACAATTCTCCCTTGACAAAAGAGCAAAATAGATTAGTAAAACAAAATACGATCGCTTATGATTTAATATATACTCCTCGTCCTACCTTGTTTTTACAACAGGCACAACTACAAGGTGCAATAATTATTGATGGTAGCGAGATGTTAGTGCAACAAGGTGCTGTTGGGTTTGAAATTTGGACACAAAAACAAGCCCCTATAGAAATTATGCGTCAAGCATTACTCAATCTTTGA
- a CDS encoding ABC-F family ATP-binding cassette domain-containing protein has protein sequence MTIITVQSLKKDFGIKEILKGASFSIDDNDKVGLIGVNGSGKSTLLKILAGLEPHDGGEMVVKSGSKIIYLPQQPEIEANNTVLEQVFVYSGEQMQWIKEYEDLSHRIAHADTITQEQLMGKLERVTEKINGANAWDLETNAKIILDKLGISDFEAKMGDLSGGYRKRVALASALMAEPDLLLMDEPTNHLDAESVQWLQEYLQKFQGAIFLITHDRYFLDQVTTRILEIDRGDMYSYSGNYSYYLEKKALAEESVASSQRKHQGVLRRELEWLKKGPKARSTKQKARIDRVYEMKDKEFKQTQGKVEIDTPSRRIGKKVIELDNISKSFGDRTLIKDFTYEFAPDDRVGIIGGNGVGKSTLMNLIMATIEPDNGKVEIGSTIHIGYFDQHSDSLITAAQNEQRAIEYIKDVATYIETSDGSQISASQLLERFLFTPNQQYSPIAKLSGGEKRRLFLLRMLISNPNVLILDEPTNDLDVQTLAVLEEYIESFKGCVIVVSHDRYFLDRTVDTIFTFESNGNLRQYPGNYSVYLDYKKKQEKQLQEEKNANNKVVKQSKNVEVKDQNFSTNIRKMSNYQRKELEKLETKIIPSLEIKKTEVETKLYIAKQDYETLNKLTLELANINQEIDIATTKWMELAELES, from the coding sequence ATGACGATTATCACGGTACAATCTCTCAAAAAAGATTTTGGGATTAAAGAAATTCTTAAAGGTGCTAGTTTCAGTATCGATGATAATGATAAAGTTGGTTTAATTGGAGTTAATGGTTCGGGAAAATCAACTCTCCTCAAAATTTTAGCAGGATTAGAGCCCCATGATGGAGGGGAAATGGTGGTGAAATCAGGTTCAAAAATTATATATCTTCCTCAACAACCAGAAATTGAGGCAAATAACACTGTTTTAGAGCAAGTTTTCGTCTATAGTGGCGAACAAATGCAGTGGATTAAAGAATATGAAGATTTATCTCATCGTATCGCTCATGCTGATACTATAACTCAAGAGCAGTTGATGGGTAAATTAGAACGAGTAACAGAAAAAATCAATGGGGCTAATGCTTGGGATTTAGAAACTAACGCCAAAATTATCCTAGATAAGTTAGGAATTAGTGATTTTGAGGCAAAAATGGGGGATTTATCGGGGGGTTATCGTAAAAGAGTTGCCCTTGCTTCTGCTTTGATGGCTGAACCTGATTTATTATTAATGGATGAGCCTACTAACCATCTTGATGCGGAGTCGGTGCAATGGTTACAGGAATATTTGCAAAAGTTTCAAGGTGCAATTTTCCTTATTACCCACGATCGATATTTTTTAGATCAAGTTACAACTCGTATTCTGGAAATCGATCGAGGAGATATGTATAGTTATAGTGGAAACTATAGTTATTATCTTGAGAAGAAGGCGTTAGCAGAGGAATCAGTAGCTAGTAGTCAGAGAAAACATCAAGGGGTATTAAGACGGGAGTTAGAGTGGCTTAAAAAAGGGCCTAAAGCCCGTAGTACGAAACAAAAAGCCAGAATCGATCGTGTCTATGAAATGAAGGATAAGGAGTTTAAACAAACTCAAGGTAAAGTAGAAATTGATACTCCTAGTCGTCGTATCGGTAAAAAAGTCATCGAATTAGATAATATTAGCAAATCCTTTGGCGATCGTACTTTAATTAAAGATTTTACCTATGAGTTTGCCCCAGATGACAGAGTCGGTATTATTGGCGGTAACGGTGTTGGTAAATCAACTTTGATGAATTTAATCATGGCTACTATCGAGCCAGATAACGGTAAAGTAGAGATAGGTAGTACTATTCATATTGGTTATTTTGATCAACATTCTGACAGTTTAATCACCGCAGCCCAAAATGAACAACGCGCGATCGAATATATTAAAGATGTAGCTACTTATATCGAAACTTCTGACGGAAGTCAAATTAGTGCATCTCAACTGCTAGAGAGATTTTTATTTACACCCAATCAACAATATTCTCCTATTGCTAAACTTTCAGGAGGGGAAAAACGCCGTTTATTTTTGCTCAGAATGCTAATTAGTAATCCAAATGTATTAATTTTGGATGAACCTACTAACGATTTAGATGTACAAACTTTGGCAGTTTTAGAAGAATATATCGAGTCTTTTAAGGGTTGTGTAATAGTAGTATCTCATGATCGGTACTTTCTCGATCGAACCGTAGATACTATTTTTACTTTTGAAAGTAATGGAAATTTGCGTCAATATCCGGGTAATTACTCAGTTTATTTAGATTATAAAAAGAAACAGGAAAAACAATTACAAGAAGAAAAAAATGCTAATAACAAAGTAGTAAAACAAAGTAAAAATGTAGAAGTAAAAGACCAAAACTTTAGTACAAATATAAGAAAAATGTCTAATTATCAAAGAAAAGAATTAGAGAAACTAGAGACAAAAATAATTCCTAGTTTAGAAATAAAAAAAACAGAAGTCGAGACAAAATTATATATTGCTAAACAAGATTATGAAACCTTAAATAAATTAACCCTGGAATTAGCTAATATTAATCAAGAAATAGATATAGCAACCACAAAATGGATGGAATTAGCCGAATTAGAAAGTTAA